The following are encoded in a window of Ranitomeya variabilis isolate aRanVar5 chromosome 8, aRanVar5.hap1, whole genome shotgun sequence genomic DNA:
- the LOC143788389 gene encoding uncharacterized protein LOC143788389 translates to MDQVVIRRLWAEVAKSLWDGFDSASAKDKGNFLKKLRTRWRSMKDRFNKGLRAEEEQSRSGAAATKSVPYKYNRALQFLRPVLGRRQTYSSTLQRARPCEAELHGSPSDPSQPSHSDSRLAPPSSGEPAAGTSGFPLPEASGAPSFGNSRQRQRASDRSVMPEFLHLGTVFQNGFKALRDQMSSMERRLEILEAELSNPAKHFLSTIAKGMVENLTPELQISVMQDCNNSYVRALQQARVMQSATLPVVPSLASMTPTPAAESLQPPHPGPSAGRRHHRHHTSVRPTPAPARPSSSRRSASWGDAAEGRKKKNT, encoded by the exons atggaccaggtggtgatcaggcgtttgtgggcagaggtggcaaagtcgctgtgggatggctttgacagtgcctccgccaaggacaaaggcaactttc tgaaaaagttgaggaccagatggcgatccatgaaggaccgtttcaataaggggctgcgtgctgaggaggagcaatcgaggagtggtgctgctgcgaccaagtcggtgccctacaaatataacagggcactacagttcctaagaccggtccttggccgccgaca gacatacagcagcaccctccagcgagctcgcccctgtgaagcggaacttcatggatcgccatctgacccgtcacagccctcccacagcgacagcaggcttgcaccaccatcatctggagaaccggctgccggtacatcaggttttcccctgcccgaggcctctggcgcaccttcgttcgggaattcccgacagcgccagcgggcctcggacaggtcagtcatgcccgaatttttgcacttgggcacggtgttccagaacggtttcaaggcgttgagagatcaaatgtccagtatggaacggcgccttgaaatcctggaagccgagctctcaaatccggcaaagcattttttaagtacaattgctaaaggcatggtggaaaaccttacgccggaactccagatttcggtgatgcaggactgcaacaattcttacgtgagggctctgcagcaggctcgggtcatgcagtcagcgacactgcccgtagtgccgtcgctggctagcatgactccgactcctgctgcagagtcactccagccaccccaccctggtccaagtgccgggcgacgccaccacaggcaccatactagtgtgcggcccactcctgctcctgccaggccctcatcctcccgtaggagtgcttcttggggagatgccgcagaaggcaggaaaaaaaaaaacacataa